The following are encoded together in the Mycosarcoma maydis chromosome 4, whole genome shotgun sequence genome:
- the egl1 gene encoding endoglucanase 1, giving the protein MAFKLNIGLLALSLSLSLVHLDGVRAGMATRYWDCCLASASWEGKAPVYAPVDACKADGVTLIDSKKDPSGQSGCNGGNKFMCSCMQPFDDETDPTLAFGFGAFTTGQESDTDCACFYAEFEHDAQGKAMKRNKLIFQVTNVGGDVQSQNFDFQIPGGGLGAFPKGCPAQWGVEASLWGDQYGGVKSATECSKLPKPLQEGCKWRFSEWGDNPVLKGSPKRVKCPKSLIDRSGCQRKDDNTISPYSGKVDSANTAAPAQYKRDRSVCLAGGKKGKSAAGGVDGSGDASGGADASGAGGAAEGSQGQPEGYGQPSGGNDQGSSNGDATTGAGSGSGSDSGSTANGSGSGAPTSGSDGSAVAPPSGGSNPGAAQGGQGGAQPGPSGGHKKCHKKH; this is encoded by the coding sequence ATGGCCTTCAAGCTCAACATCGGCCTTCTGgctctttctctttcgctttcgctgGTGCACCTTGATGGTGTCCGCGCTGGAATGGCAACACGATACTGGGACTGCTGTCTCGCTAGCGCGAGCTGGGAGGGAAAGGCACCCGTGTATGCTCCCGTCGACGCTTGCAAGGCGGATGGTGTCACACTGATCGACTCCAAGAAGGACCCCTCTGGACAAAGTGGATGCAACGGTGGCAACAAGTTCATGTGTAGCTGCATGCAACCGTTTGATGACGAGACGGACCCCACTCTGGCTTTTGGATTTGGTGCCTTCACCACTGGACAAGAATCGGACACTGACTGTGCTTGCTTCTATGCCGAGTTTGAACATGATGCTCAAGGAAAGGCCATGAAGAGGAACAAGCTCATCTTCCAGGTCACCAACGTTGGTGGCGATGTTCAGAGCCAGAACTTCGACTTCCAAATCCCTGGTGGAGGATTGGGTGCTTTCCCCAAGGGCTGCCCTGCACAGTGGGGAGTTGAAGCTTCCCTGTGGGGCGACCAGTACGGAGGTGTCAAGTCGGCCACTGAATGCAGCAAACTGCCCAAACCTCTCCAGGAAGGCTGCAAGTGGCGCTTCTCGGAGTGGGGCGACAACCCGGTCCTCAAGGGTTCGCCCAAGCGTGTCAAGTGTCCCAAGAGCTTGATTGACCGTTCCGGCTGCCAGCGCAAGGATGACAACACGATCAGCCCTTACTCGGGCAAGGTCGACAGCGCCAACActgctgcacctgctcAGTACAAACGCGATCGAAGCGTCTGCTTGGCGGGCGGTAAGAAAGGCAAATCCGCTGCCGGTGGTGTTGACGGATCTGGCGATGCcagcggtggtgctgatgctagtggtgctggtggcgctgctgaAGGTAGCCAAGGTCAGCCCGAGGGCTACGGCCAGCCTTCGGGAGGAAATGATCAGGGTTCTTCTAACGGTGATGCTACCACTGGAGCCGGTTCTGGTTCTGGTTCTGATTCTGGTTCCACCGCCaacggcagcggcagcggagCTCCTACTTCTGGTAGCGACGGCTCTGCTGTTGCACCTCCTTCGGGCGGCAGCAATcctggcgctgctcaaggcgGTCAGGGTGGTGCTCAGCCCGGCCCTTCTGGCGGCCACAAGAAGTGCCACAAGAAGCACtaa
- a CDS encoding uncharacterized protein (related to beta 1,4-mannosyltransferase (egghead protein)), with translation MSPPVRHQPKRRSESSSDRPRSSSSENDGEIQLAGRMTYNQFPIYANRASTSTPNDELSALAYTPGTHSPDLYDRTAVATPNEEKTASIAEFKAAKDSAGAVGSGVINDEKKPRADQPAKTAANGYLDYADGLRGIAMIMVFNGHFVDNTFVQTHPGTIQNGTPVGLLRSPIGLVLFYMLSGRLNATSYFRNKALGRPIIWSVVPEAMVRRALRLLIVGAVWLVIQKVECGTHAFDQTVIAEGWLQSGNLGYPQWCNVNFNNPSPFPRDWQISTSLGDIVVGLLRLGTNRDYLQQLLNTSMLWSIVPQLWGMLSVLMLLPIVMHLAPSRRFVLYALLLIFEGYTYNQNIPFTVGAIAADLKASGYIKKFNQKSRIAFLLTELALAAFFVAAFCYNPIFIKIDSGLQQITVRDGVLGYNITEFTAGRMPSYLIMAGVLYFWLEMSVVLQWLIGNWAFKALGRVALGFYVCQMSIIYGIMPYLVIHFRDRGYSFWSNMWSTWLITFFSAYVVAWIISHTLDKWAMIFSDWFAKTIIREDTIATLKVSAVNTMRAVIFGPPAIVKATPGWLKHKWSKTKHFFWVMFHWRTMVDSPAPPSHPMEVGLQMNQLHSTLFDADISDDEQAVRTRWMLRALSFMAPVQVLIILGLGFIWMWLNPWSSYILEGFADFSTVWRVLWALALPYCIITTLGFATPDVTRTTEELKKKPVVREHIHRLFIVSVTRGSNPETTRRAHLHLKKLEKYHPAVRAIVLTDEPYHYPDLDNVMTPKAYKSPQGKAKHKAKALDYFRSSMGLTPYDWVLHMDEESTMDAESLRGCFDFIRYNSAHIGQGIIIYNGKRETYWRNWFFAVADCIRVGDELARFSLQGNIIKRPVFGVHGSFLMINGDVENKVTWDFGSLAEDFEFSQAAWAKGFTLGRIHGVVREQSPEGWADFIKQRRRWYMGIRGIDGLFFLPQMAIKLWTAGIFCLVATLINIPFSLLLEWSGPTPRWLYVISCFCFGNFYWLYYSGLFFSELDYGYKWYQAWQIPVHTIALLILQPIMAFVEGMAVVYAMSTEDGEVGFQVIKK, from the exons ATGTCACCGCCTGTAAGGCATCAACCAAAGCGAAGGAGCGAAAGCTCCAGCGACCGCCcccgctcgtcgtcgagcgaaAATGACGGCGAGATCCAACTGGCTGGCCGCATGACATACAACCAATTTCCCATCTATGCGAATC GTGCGAGTACATCGACTCCGAATGACGAGCTGTCGGCCTTAGCCTACACCCCCGGAACTCACTCGCCTGACCTTTACGATCGAACTGCTGTCGCAACTCCCAATGAAGAAAAGACAGCCAGCATAGCCGAGTTcaaggctgccaaggaCTCAGCTGGTGCCGTCGGCAGCGGTGTAATCAACGACGAAAAGAAGCCGCGAGCAGACCAACCCGCCAAGACGGCAGCCAACGGATACCTCGACTATGCTGATGGTCTGCGTGGCATTGCCATGATCATGGTGTTCAACGGCCATTTCGTCGACAACACGTTTGTACAGACGCATCCTGGAACCATTCAGAATGGTACTCCGGTCGGTCTGCTTCGAAGTCCCATCGGTTTGGTCCTCTTCTACATGCTTTCGGGTCGTCTCAACGCCACCTCGTACTTTCGCAACAAGGCTCTTGGCCGTCCTATCATCTGGTCCGTAGTTCCTGAGGCCATGGTCCGTCGCGCTCTGCGTCTTCTCATCGTTGGTGCTGTCTGGCTAGTGATTCAGAAGGTCGAGTGCGGCACACACGCCTTTGATCAGACCGTGATTGCAGAAGGCTGGTTGCAGAGCGGCAACCTCGGCTATCCACAATGGTGCAACGTCAACTTCAACAACCCATCCCCCTTCCCACGAGACTGGCAGATCTCGACCAGTCTTGGCGACATTGTGGTTGGTCTCCTTCGCCTTGGTACTAATCGTGACTATCtacagcagctgctcaatACGTCGATGCTTTGGTCGATTGTGCCGCAGTTATGGGGTATGCTTTCGGTGCtcatgctgctgccaatcGTCATGCACCTTGCGCCCTCGCGCCGCTTCGTCTTGTACGCGCTGTTGCTCATCTTTGAGGGATACACGTACAATCAGAACATCCCTTTCACCGTCGGTGCCATCGCCGCCGATCTCAAGGCATCCGGATACATTAAAAAGTTCAACCAGAAATCGCGCATCGCATTCCTGCTCACCGAGCTGGCGCTAGCCGCGTTTTTCGTTGCCGCTTTTTGCTACAACCCCATCTTTATCAAAATCGACTCTGGTCTGCAACAAATCACGGTTCGAGATGGCGTCTTGGGCTACAACATCACCGAGTTTACCGCTGGTCGCATGCCAAGCTACCTCATCATGGCAGGTGTGCTGTACTTCTGGCTCGAGATGAGTGTGGTGCTCCAATGGCTGATTGGCAACTGGGCTTTTAAGGCGCTGGGTCGTGTTGCTCTCGGATTCTACGTCTGCCAGATGTCGATCATCTACGGTATCATGCCTTACCTCGTGATCCACTTCCGTGACCGCGGCTACTCGTTCTGGAGCAACATGTGGAGCACCTGGCTCATCACCTTTTTTTCGGCGTACGTGGTAGCCTGGATCATTTCGCATACGCTCGATAAGTGGGCCATGATCTTCAGTGACTGGTTCGCAAAGACCATCATTCGCGAGGATACGATTGCGACACTCAAGGTATCTGCCGTGAACACGATGCGGGCCGTGATTTTTGGCCCTCCTGCCATTGTCAAGGCCACTCCTGGATGGCTCAAGCACAAATGgagcaagaccaagcaCTTCTTCTGGGTCATGTTCCACTGGAGGACCATGGTGGACTCGCCTGCACCACCTTCGCATCCCATGGAGGTCGGATTGCAGATGAACCAGCTGCACTCTACGCTGTTTGACGCTGATATCTctgatgacgagcaagcggtgaggacgagatggatgcTGAGGGCGCTCTCGTTCATGGCGCCGGTGCAAGTGTTGATCATCCTTGGTCTGGGTTTCATCTGGATGTGGTTGAACCCCTGGTCGAGCTACATTCTGGAGGGTTTTGCCGACTTTTCGACCGTTTGGCGAGTGCTGTGGGCCCTTGCGCTGCCTTACTGTATTATTACGACGCTTGGATTTGCCACGCCCGATGTTACGAGAACCACcgaggagctcaagaagaagcccGTCGTGCGCGAGCACATTCACCGTCTCTTTATCGTCAGTGTCACACGAGGCTCCAATCCCGAGACAACGCGACGAGCGCACTTGCACCTTaagaagctcgaaaagtACCACCCTGCAGTGCGTGCCATTGTGCTTACCGACGAGCCTTATCATTACCCGGATCTGGACAATGTCATGACACCCAAGGCGTACAAGTCGCCACAAGGCAAGGCCAAGcacaaggccaaggcgctcgactACTTCCGATCTTCGATGGGTCTTACGCCATACGACTGGGTGCTGCACATGGACGAGGAGTCCACCATGGATGCTGAGAGTCTGCGTGGATGCTTTGACTTCATTCGTTACAATTCCGCCCACATTGGCCAAGGCATCATCATTTACAATGGAAAGCGCGAGACGTACTGGAGGAACTGGTTCTTTGCCGTTGCCGACTGCATCCGTGTCGGTGACGAATTGGCCAGGTTCTCACTGCAGGGCAACATCATCAAACGTCCCGTCTTTGGTGTCCACGGCTCTTTTCTTATGATCAACGGCGATGTCGAGAACAAGGTGACTTGGGACTTTGGTTCTTTGGCCGAAGACTTTGAGTTTTCGCAGGCGGCTTGGGCCAAGGGATTCACGCTTGGTCGAATCCACGGTGTGGTGCGCGAGCAGTCGCCTGAAGGCTGGGCCGATTTCATCAAgcaacgtcgtcgatggtACATGGGCATCCGTGGTATCGACGGACTCTTCTTCCTACCTCAGATGGCCATCAAGCTATGGACGGCGGGTATCTTCTGTCTGGTGGCCACTCTCATCAATATACCTTTTTCACTGTTGCTCGAGTGGTCGGGTCCTACACCGAGATGGTTGTACGTCATCTCGTGTTTCTGCTTTGGTAACTTTTACTGGCTGTACTATTCGGGGCTGTTTTTCTCGGAGCTGGACTATGGATACAAATGGTACCAAGCTTGGCAAATTCCCGTGCACACCATTGCGTTGCTCATTTTGCAGCCCATCATGGCGTTTGTAGAAGGTATGGCGGTGGTATACGCCATGTCGaccgaggatggcgaggttGGATTCCAGGTTATCAAGAAGTAA
- a CDS encoding uncharacterized protein (related to BNA4 - kynurenine 3-mono oxygenase), whose protein sequence is MSTSPPSSNSFTDTSSASASNSVLDLPAGATDRVTPPTSSNEPKASFAPPRFEQSLETASCKVASVPFAPDASNNQATSVDTSGFSQKQHLDASSLMQHFMKPSSSLPSPSSNHNTNGTKESMQGPLADKPNTPRPAIHNKVLQLPPSPPSSVSSATGSKLGHPSSGLDSPIISTPPSHDVPPTSTHHTSATPPKVSAQAAASAAPSSSVKTPFDFVSPFDLLSTPHDHFTPQPAPAQVHPASSLSTKQQLTDSDGAVNTAIVSLYQKLSAFAASKALPADTNFSAIVANLAPLLTASQSQPQASAQPEASQATSPTPPTSRKLSSPSDMLEASDKQFHASRHAAMLEQDQAFDDPTFSGLSVLLPSRSSSAPIIVTLDLAAKQPGGLLSLRHAKIETVGIALLPSPLRFPSSISTAGLLPACRVANLTHNAVCYIMSKGIRIVDASTGVRQLLRAPNKAAIRSIAAFQPTESDSLFLLAALVERSKDDSSDSVVFWKLSPSFVLHSDETSEPTLLGCITADAPDSPFDHCITSIAWHPHQPKLAISTSDNNVIVFDVAGRFLNHIDATSSSSDVRSCPLSAMDPYTNRVANNGPLAAFAFSPDGSMLATVSAPLQAGSSCTLRFKSIDGSTSATGDLAFSIELPRQEPLVISHLSFINGISNKSKSKSRDSDALAIRAVLIGFQNNKLLGLYDLSSGSFKHLWQFQAPPQASAADKDHFNLVLFDSQASTLLVCNSFRSSIFAISLDFQPLPAGLEQRLLPWSVQLSYPIKEYALQEPCTSATISLGSMETNKASRLFVASTERISIVKLPKPQDLAPKPEATAATEAALAALESSLEASAVEPQAAPSKSNKKKNKKKKKASAAKLATGETAADKPQDSEEPLSEHGKPAASIIAVKPASASTSESQRSQSEALVSTPKQTPPAATSSIASNVQPTPIPTHVQSTNGVTLAADTLTDALCKTITLAVHDAVSAEVTLDLQNSVELALADEMERLMSSTELKDELTRYITQCILPAVQRTAMEVMGRVLAPDFEDVMMQVVDRVERAIVSEMTNVRKSLIAEQTASFNETEKVVKTIQTQVGNVLEQLAHMRAQPANKTPAAADNDASRIIVQANPTAGIITADELSEVQDKPSGLSRSVNETASAQIAHNAKAMSETRKDTDRASAQLPTKCQLPERVAVIGAGPVGCLAALAFAQRGCKVDIFESRPDPRTHEAITRASQRSINLALSTRGITGLRSVSLAGLGVGTNAPNGMDLADLVLQNSVPMRARMIHVVTRQASATQAAEVKEISQLYSTKGESINSVDRGRLNNILLEHALMHRNVEVHFEHKLQSVDFDHDIKSAAKRAGTPPPAIDASANKWLRGANVTGGDSCADEPSGCGGRKQATTKSQGSEYVAPAGTSAVDRVRLDFDVHSTNQHIRKTSNTHYASFVVGCDGAHSSIRSAMGSLIRMHYTHNYIDTGYIELSIPPRTSLGSGSRIRGSGGVDGKRGGHDAFHLDANHLHIWPRHSFMLIALPNLDGSFTCTLFAPFKMFASELSTKEGIVAVFQQHFPDALALIDEEKLVKCLTTRRASALGSVQCDPYHYKDRAVLIGDAAHAMLPFYGQGLNCGFEDVRVMFDIIDQHESLQVALDLYTKERHPDLVAILQLAEQNYREMAHSVVSWPYLLRKKLDGLLMSILPSSMWSSLYAMTTFSNLPYSRVVKTEKRQQAIIGHALVATAVAFVSAAAVGVYSTRALWQPVTVRCIARLHNS, encoded by the coding sequence atgtcgaccTCACCGCCCTCCTCAAATTCCTTTACAGACACCTCCTCTGCTTCGGCTTCCAACTCTGTCCTTGATCTTCCCGCTGGAGCAACCGATCGTGTTACTCCCCCTACATCCTCAAATGAGCCCAAAGCTTCAtttgctcctcctcgatTTGAGCAATCTCTCGAGACCGCGTCTTGCAAGGTTGCCTCTGTCCCATTTGCACCGGACGCATCAAACAATCAAGCCACGTCTGTCGACACTTCTGGATTTTCTCAAAAGCAACACCTAGATGCGAGCTCTCTCATGCAGCATTTTATGAAACCCTCCTCATCGCTTCCATCACCCTCATCTAATCACAACACCAACGGGACAAAAGAGTCCATGCAAGGCCCCTTGGCCGACAAACCAAACACCCCCCGGCCCGCCATTCACAACAAAGTGCTCCAGCTGCCGCCATCGCCGCCCAGCTCGGTTAGCAGTGCTACAGGCAGCAAACTCGGACATCCTTCGTCTGGCCTTGACTCGCCTATTATTAGCACACCCCCGTCCCACGATGTACCCCCTACTTCTACACACCATACTTCTGCAACTCCACCCAAAGTATCTGCCCAAgccgctgcttctgccgcGCCTTCCTCTTCGGTCAAGACGCCTTTCGACTTTGTCAGCCCATTTGATCTGCTTTCAACGCCCCATGACCATTTCACACCGCAGCCAGCTCCGGCCCAGGTACACCCAGCTTCTTCACTCTCGACCAAACAACAGCTCACGGATAGTGATGGCGCTGTAAACACAGCTATCGTCAGCCTGTATCAAAAGCTCTCGGCATTTGCAGCATCTAAGGCGTTGCCCGCCGACACCAACTTTTCGGCAATTGTCGCCAATCTTGCCCCTCTTCTGACGGCCTCCCAATCCCAACCCCAGGCCTCTGCACAGCCTGAAGCGAGCCAGGCAACCTCGCCCACGCCTCCAACATCCCGCAAGCTTTCATCACCCTCAGATATGCTCGAGGCCTCCGACAAACAATTCCACGCCTCACGCCACGCTGCAAtgctcgagcaagatcaagcttTCGATGATCCAACGTTCTCCGGTCTCTCTGTTCTGTTGCCTTCCCGCTCGTCCAGCGCCCCCATCATCGTTACTCTCGATCTGGCCGCCAAGCAGCCGGGTGGCCTTTTGAGTTTGAGACacgccaagatcgagactGTGGGCATCGCGCTCCTCCCATCGCCCTTACGATTCCCATCCAGTATCTCTACTGCCGGTCTTCTTCCAGCTTGTCGCGTGGCCAACTTGACCCACAACGCGGTCTGCTATATCATGTCTAAAGGCATCAGGATCGTTGATGCCAGCACAGGAGTTAGGCAGCTGCTCCGAGCCCCTAACAAAGCCGCGATCAGGTCGATTGCCGCTTTTCAGCCCACCGAGAGCGACAGCCTCTTCCTGTTGGCAGCGCTCGTGGAAAGGTCCAAAGATGACTCGAGCGATAGCGTCGTCTTCTGGAAGCTATCCCCCTCCTTTGTTCTGCATAGCGACGAGACCTCGGAACCTACTTTGCTCGGTTGCATAACTGCCGATGCGCCCGATAGTCCCTTTGATCACTGCATCACCTCCATTGCCTGGCATCCTCACCAACCAAAGCTGGCGATCTCTACCAGCGACAACAACGTCATTGTATTCGACGTCGCAGGTCGCTTCCTCAACCATATTGATGCAACCTCGTCTTCTAGCGACGTGAGATCGTGCCCCTTGTCAGCGATGGACCCGTACACTAATCGTGTTGCAAATAATGGGCCTCTGGCTGCCTTCGCCTTCTCGCCAGACGGTTCAATGCTGGCTACTGTCTCAGCGCCGCTCCAAGCGGGCTCGTCGTGCACTTTGCGCTTCAAATCGATCGATGGTAGCACTTCCGCCACCGGAGATCTCGCCTTCTCCATCGAATTGCCTCGGCAGGAGCCTCTGGTTATAAGTCATCTCTCTTTCATCAACGGTATCAGCAACAAAAGCAAGAGCAAATCCCGCGACAGCGATGCCCTCGCCATTCGAGCTGTTCTTATCGGCTTTCAAAACAACAAGCTTCTTGGTCTCTACGATCTCTCATCCGGCTCATTCAAGCATCTATGGCAATTCCAGGCTCCTCCGCAGGCTTCTGCTGCGGACAAGGACCACTTCAATCTTGTCCTCTTCGATTCACAAGCCAGTACGCTCTTGGTTTGTAACAGCTTCCGTTCGTCCATCTTCGCTATCTCACTAGACTTCCAGCCGCTCCCAGCAGGTCTCGAACAACGTCTGCTACCCTGGAGCGTTCAGCTCTCTTACCCCATCAAGGAATACGCCTTACAGGAGCCATGTACGTCAGCTACAATCAGTCTGGGAAGCATGGAGACCAACAAAGCATCAAGGCTCTTTGTTGCGTCCACAGAACGCATCAGCATCGTTAAGCTTCCCAAACCCCAAGATCTTGCACCGAAACCCGAGGCTACAGCTGCGACGGAGGCCGCACTGGCCGCTCTCGAATCATCGCTGGAAGCTTCTGCTGTGGAGCCACAGGCGGCCCCCAGCAAGtcgaacaagaagaaaaacaagaaaaagaagaaagcaTCTGCCGCTAAGCTAGCGACAGGCGAGACAGCTGCCGACAAGCCACAAGACTCAGAAGAGCCACTTTCAGAGCATGGCAAACCTGCTGCAAGTATTATCGCTGTCAAGCCAGCTTCCGCTTCGACTTCGGAGAGTCAACGAAGTCAATCTGAGGCTTTAGTCTCCACGCCGAAGCAAACGCCTCCGGCAGCCACAAGCTCGATTGCTTCCAATGTTCAGCCAACGCCAATTCCTACTCATGTGCAATCTACGAACGGTGTCACGCTTGCAGCTGACACACTCACCGATGCTCTCTGCAAGACCATCACCTTAGCTGTTCACGATGCAGTCTCAGCCGAAGTCACTTTGGACCTTCAGAATTCTGTCGAGTTGGCACTGGCAGATGAAATGGAGCGTCTCATGAGCTCGACTGAACTCAAAGACGAGCTCACTCGTTACATTACACAATGTATCCTTCCTGCTGTGCAGCGCACCGCTATGGAGGTGATGGGCCGCGTGCTTGCACCTGACTTCGAAGATGTGATGATGCAggtcgtcgatcgagtcgagcgtgcCATCGTCTCGGAGATGACCAACGTCAGGAAATCGCTCATTGCGGAACAAACAGCGTCGTTCAATGAGACGGAGAAGGTGGTCAAGACGATCCAGACACAGGTGGGCAacgtgctcgagcagctAGCGCATATGCGAGCACAGCCAGCAAACAAGACCCCTGCTGCCGCAGACAATGATGCTTCTCGTATAATCGTCCAAGCGAACCCAACAGCTGGAATCATCACGGCTGATGAGCTTTCCGAAGTGCAAGACAAACCCTCTGGCCTGTCTCGGAGCGTCAATGAAACCGCCTCTGCCCAAATTGCACACAATGCTAAAGCCATGAGCGAGACGCGCAAAGACACAGACCGCGCATCCGCTCAGCTACCTACCAAGTGTCAGCTGCCTGAACGTGTCGCTGTGATTGGTGCTGGTCCTGTCGGATGTCTGGCTGCACTTGCGTTTGCTCAGCGTGGCTGCAAGGTCGACATTTTCGAATCGCGACCTGACCCACGCACCCACGAAGCCATCACACGTGCCTCACAGCGCAGTATCAACCTCGCGCTTTCGACTCGCGGCATCACGGGCCTGCGCAGTGTCAGCCTCGCTGGACTTGGCGTCGGCACCAACGCTCCCAACGGCATGGACCTCGCCGATCTTGTGCTACAGAACTCTGTTCCCATGAGGGCTAGGATGATCCATGTGGTGACCAGGCAGGCGAGCGCTACCCAGGCGGCAGAGGTCAAAGAAATTAGCCAATTGTACAGCACTAAGGGCGAGAGCATCAACTCGGTGGACCGAGGCAGGTTGAACAACATCTTGCTCGAACATGCCTTGATGCACCGCAATGTCGAGGTGCACTTCGAACACAAGTTGCAGAGCGTTGACTTTGATCATGACATAAAGTCAGCAGCTAAGCGAGCTGGAACGCCGCCTCCTGCCATTGATGCGTCTGCCAACAAGTGGCTTCGAGGTGCAAACGTGACTGGCGGAGATTCTTGCGCTGACGAGCCGTCTGGTTGTGGCGGGAGGAAGCAAGCTACGACGAAATCGCAAGGTAGTGAGTACGTAGCGCCAGCTGGTACCTCGGCGGTGGACCGCGTGCGACTCGACTTCGACGTGCACAGCACCAACCAGCACATTCGCAAGACGTCTAACACGCACTACGCCTCCTTTGTGGTCGGCTGCGACGGAGCGCACTCTTCAATCCGCTCGGCCATGGGCAGCCTGATCCGCATGCACTACACGCACAACTACATCGACACTGGCTACATTGAGCTTTCGATCCCGCCTCGCACGTCGCTGGGCTCAGGCTCCCGCATTCGCGGATCGGGaggcgtcgatggcaagcgTGGCGGACACGACGCCTTCCACCTTGACGCTAACCACCTTCACATCTGGCCGCGACACTCGTTCATGCTGATCGCACTTCCAAACTTGGACGGCAGCTTCACGTGCACACTGTTTGCACCGTTCAAGATGTTTGCTTCTGAGCTTTCTACCAAGGAGGGCATCGTGGCGGTATTCCAACAACACTTCCCGGACGCGCTTGCGctgatcgacgaggaaAAGCTGGTGAAATGTCTGACCActcggcgagcgagtgCATTGGGAAGCGTGCAATGCGATCCGTACCACTACAAGGACCGAGCGGTGCTCATCGGCGATGCGGCACATGCCATGCTGCCGTTCTACGGTCAGGGACTCAACTGTGGATTCGAAGACGTGCGCGTCATGTTTGACATTATCGACCAGCACGAATCGCTCCAAGTCGCGCTTGATCTGTATACCAAGGAGCGTCATCCTGATTTGGTGGCCATCTTGCAACTGGCTGAACAGAACTACCGCGAAATGGCGCATTCAGTCGTGTCGTGGCCCTACCTTTtgcgcaagaagctcgatgGACTGCTCATGTCCATCTTACCGTCCAGCATGTGGTCGAGTCTGTACGCCATGACCACGTTTAGTAACCTGCCCTACTCGCGCGTCGTTAAGACCGAGAAGCGTCAGCAGGCGATCATCGGCCATGCGCTCGTGGCCACTGCGGTAGCGTTTGTGTccgccgctgccgtcgGCGTCTACTCCACCAGAGCGCTTTGGCAGCCGGTCACCGTTCGCTGCATCGCGCGTCTGCACAATTCGTAA